The genomic interval TTGCTTtcctttttgattttgaatattttatcttacttATCAGATGTATGAAGATCAAAAGAGTTCATGTCAAGGAATTGTGTAACAAAATGGCAAAAGCTTCAGTTGTTTTGAGCTTTCATGAGATACTTCTGCGTCAGTCAGATATTGCACTTTTGGATGGCCCCCACTGGTTAAATGACACTATCATATCGTTTTACTTTGAATACCTTGAACGAGTACGATTCAACCGGGCCACagatttgttatttgtatcaCCAGAAGTGACACAGTGCATAAAAATGGTGCAAActgaagaaattaaaatgtttcttgAGCCTCTTCATATACATCGaaagaactttattttctttgctcTCAATGACAATGACTCCCCGGACAGAGCAGGAGGATCACATTGGAGCCTTCTTGTGTATTCTAAACCAGAAAGTTGTTTCTACCATCTTGACTCGTCAGCAGGCACCAACCACAATGTGGCTTGGGAATTTGCTAGccatttaataacatatttttctagAGGTGAGTGTGTTATGGTAATTTTTGggaatgaaaaatttattattgattaataaCTAGTAGACTGATGATGTGTAATTACTAATGTGTCATTTTTTCCACAGCTTCTATCAATTTTGTAGATAAAGAATGTCTTCAACAAAGCAATGGATATGATTGTGGAATCCATGTGATTTGCAACACTGAGAGGCTAGCTGAATGTGCTGAGGCCGATGGGCACATCGGATCATGTAACATGCTAGTTAAAGTGAACCCAGCAGTTAAGAGGAAagagatattaaatataattagaagtTTGACTGTAtcagattaaaattttgcataatttgATATCATGACtgtaaaatactatataatttatttacacactTTATGGTTCTGTACCtaatctaatattaaaaatattctatctaTCTAGCTTACCTTCAATCAAAGTCCTTATATAGCCACACCTACCTTCAATTCATTCTTAAGTTtggaaattaataatgaacacaaatcaaaacatatattttattacaaaatgaattattagtgatgtttacatttttaaatataaattttatttaataaaatttaataattaacttaaacTTAAGATTTTTGTGGCTCAACCCAGCCTCCAAAT from Plodia interpunctella isolate USDA-ARS_2022_Savannah chromosome 14, ilPloInte3.2, whole genome shotgun sequence carries:
- the Den1 gene encoding sentrin-specific protease 8 translates to MVQTEEIKMFLEPLHIHRKNFIFFALNDNDSPDRAGGSHWSLLVYSKPESCFYHLDSSAGTNHNVAWEFASHLITYFSRASINFVDKECLQQSNGYDCGIHVICNTERLAECAEADGHIGSCNMLVKVNPAVKRKEILNIIRSLTVSD